In Priestia megaterium NBRC 15308 = ATCC 14581, the following proteins share a genomic window:
- a CDS encoding TIGR01440 family protein, with the protein MSELTKWKEQLETVLSDFLAQVQLSSEHTLVIGCSTSEVIGEKIGTAGAMEVAEMIFDTLSDFRKKTGVHLAFQCCEHLNRALVVERELARKERLEMVSVVPIHKAGGAMATQAYGQLKDPVLVEFIKADAGIDIGDTFIGMHLKHVAVPVRCTLNAVGHAHVTLAKTRPKLIGGMRAFYELS; encoded by the coding sequence GTGTCTGAACTTACGAAATGGAAAGAGCAGTTGGAAACAGTTCTATCTGATTTTTTAGCACAAGTGCAGTTGTCTTCAGAACATACACTTGTCATTGGATGCAGTACAAGCGAGGTAATTGGTGAAAAAATAGGAACCGCAGGCGCAATGGAAGTCGCAGAAATGATTTTTGATACACTATCAGATTTTCGAAAAAAGACGGGTGTTCACTTAGCATTTCAATGCTGTGAACATCTCAATCGAGCACTGGTAGTAGAAAGAGAATTAGCTCGCAAAGAGCGTTTAGAAATGGTTAGTGTTGTGCCTATTCATAAAGCAGGCGGAGCGATGGCTACACAGGCCTATGGCCAGCTTAAAGATCCTGTTTTGGTAGAGTTTATTAAAGCTGATGCCGGTATTGATATTGGAGATACATTCATTGGTATGCATTTAAAGCATGTCGCAGTACCCGTTCGTTGTACGTTAAACGCAGTTGGACACGCTCATGTTACTTTAGCAAAGACGCGTCCAAAACTAATTGGTGGAATGAGAGCGTTTTACGAACTTTCGTAA
- the glyA gene encoding serine hydroxymethyltransferase, whose translation MEKQLMQQDPAVYNAIKDELQRQRTKIELIASENFVTTAVMEAQGSVLTNKYAEGYPAKRYYGGCEHVDVVEDLARDRAKEIFGAEHVNVQPHSGAQANMAVYFTVLEAGDTVLGMNLSHGGHLTHGSPVNFSGVQYNFIEYGVDRETHRINYDDVLEKARTHKPKLIVAGASAYPRAIDFKRFREIADEVGAYLMVDMAHIAGLVAAGLHQNPVPHAHFVTTTTHKTLRGPRGGMILCKEEFAKKIDKSIFPGIQGGPLMHVIAAKAVAFGEALQDEFKHYAQNIIDNANRLAEGLKKEGFALVSEGTDNHLVLIDVSSMNLTGKVAEKALDDVGITTNKNTIPYDEQSPFVTSGIRIGTAAVTTRGFGLEEMDEIASIIGLTLKNIEDEEKLAEAKTRVEALTSKFEMYKSL comes from the coding sequence ATGGAGAAACAACTAATGCAACAAGATCCAGCAGTTTATAATGCGATCAAGGATGAATTACAAAGACAACGTACTAAGATTGAGCTAATTGCTTCAGAAAACTTTGTAACAACAGCGGTAATGGAAGCACAAGGTTCAGTTTTAACAAATAAATATGCTGAAGGCTATCCAGCTAAACGTTACTACGGTGGTTGTGAACACGTAGACGTAGTAGAAGACTTAGCTCGTGATCGTGCAAAAGAAATTTTCGGAGCAGAGCACGTGAATGTTCAACCTCACTCAGGTGCACAAGCAAACATGGCTGTATATTTCACAGTTTTAGAGGCTGGAGACACAGTACTTGGTATGAATTTATCGCACGGCGGTCACTTAACGCACGGAAGTCCTGTTAACTTTAGTGGTGTTCAGTATAATTTCATTGAATATGGCGTAGATCGTGAAACACATCGCATTAACTACGATGATGTATTAGAAAAAGCTCGTACACATAAACCAAAATTAATTGTGGCTGGTGCAAGCGCATATCCGCGCGCAATCGACTTCAAGCGTTTCCGTGAAATCGCTGATGAAGTAGGAGCTTATTTAATGGTAGACATGGCTCACATCGCTGGTCTAGTAGCTGCAGGACTTCATCAAAATCCTGTGCCACATGCTCATTTCGTTACAACTACAACACATAAAACACTGCGCGGACCACGCGGCGGTATGATTTTATGTAAAGAAGAATTTGCGAAAAAGATTGATAAGTCAATCTTCCCTGGTATTCAAGGTGGTCCATTGATGCACGTTATCGCTGCAAAAGCAGTAGCATTTGGTGAAGCATTACAAGATGAATTTAAGCACTATGCTCAAAATATCATCGATAATGCTAATCGTTTAGCAGAAGGATTAAAGAAAGAAGGATTTGCTCTTGTATCTGAAGGAACAGACAATCACCTTGTGTTAATCGACGTAAGCTCAATGAATTTGACAGGCAAAGTGGCTGAAAAAGCGCTTGATGATGTAGGTATTACAACAAACAAAAATACAATTCCTTATGATGAGCAAAGCCCATTTGTAACAAGCGGTATCCGTATTGGTACAGCTGCGGTTACAACTCGCGGATTTGGCTTAGAAGAGATGGATGAAATTGCTTCTATCATCGGATTAACGCTTAAAAATATTGAAGATGAAGAAAAGCTAGCTGAAGCTAAAACACGCGTTGAAGCTTTAACAAGCAAGTTTGAAATGTATAAATCATTGTAA